Proteins co-encoded in one Gemmatimonadaceae bacterium genomic window:
- a CDS encoding DUF3341 domain-containing protein yields the protein MRRGLVAAFRELDATCDAIVALKKAKYDFTVYTPTPRHEIEHALEPPMSPVRRYTLIAGLLGVTFGYWIPIWTSEYWPMVVGGKAIGSWIPYTIIGFEVMVLVGALTTVAAMFIHSRIPKITATTGFDPRFTHGDYGIYVEAAPDRLKEAEATLRKFGAVDVRGES from the coding sequence ATGCGGCGCGGACTGGTAGCAGCGTTTCGGGAACTCGACGCCACGTGCGACGCGATCGTGGCGCTGAAGAAGGCCAAGTACGATTTCACCGTGTACACGCCGACGCCGCGGCACGAGATCGAGCACGCGCTCGAGCCGCCGATGTCGCCGGTGCGGCGCTACACACTCATTGCCGGCCTCCTGGGCGTGACCTTCGGGTACTGGATCCCGATCTGGACGTCCGAGTACTGGCCGATGGTCGTGGGGGGCAAGGCGATCGGGAGCTGGATCCCGTACACCATCATCGGCTTCGAGGTGATGGTGCTGGTCGGGGCGCTCACGACGGTGGCGGCGATGTTCATTCACTCGCGGATCCCCAAGATCACGGCGACCACGGGGTTCGACCCGCGCTTCACGCATGGCGATTACGGCATCTACGTCGAGGCAGCGCCCGATCGCCTCAAGGAAGCCGAAGCGACGCTGCGCAAGTTTGGCGCGGTCGACGTGCGGGGGGAATCGTGA
- a CDS encoding cytochrome c → MPVIRGLRRTILIAPAILSLTACEWFTDFKRMPMVTTWEQDSILKSVRGAPQGSVPRSGTAVSAMQVSYQNLPFQIDTIGMLAQNPTPVTEASLANGHLYYQINCAVCHGDKGDGMGKTMRYGVPPINIVMDMTKNRTDGYIFGMMRNGRGLMPSYNRIEESDRWDVVNYLRALQGKVTDVKFATGPIALPGVNGNKVPGATVLGPNHWVPHVPASLYGTSGVTARPAEARPAESTTTEGAAHPAKTGEHE, encoded by the coding sequence ATGCCAGTCATTCGCGGACTCCGTCGGACGATCCTCATCGCCCCGGCGATCCTGTCGCTCACGGCGTGCGAGTGGTTCACCGACTTCAAGCGCATGCCGATGGTGACCACCTGGGAACAGGACTCCATCCTCAAGTCGGTGCGAGGGGCGCCGCAGGGGTCGGTGCCGCGCTCGGGGACCGCGGTGAGCGCGATGCAGGTCTCCTACCAGAACCTCCCGTTCCAGATCGACACGATCGGGATGCTGGCGCAGAACCCGACGCCGGTGACCGAGGCGTCGCTGGCCAACGGGCACCTGTACTACCAGATCAATTGCGCCGTTTGTCACGGCGACAAGGGCGACGGGATGGGGAAGACGATGCGCTACGGCGTCCCCCCCATCAACATCGTGATGGACATGACCAAGAACCGCACCGATGGCTACATCTTCGGGATGATGCGCAACGGGCGTGGCCTCATGCCGTCGTACAACCGCATCGAGGAGTCCGATCGGTGGGACGTGGTCAACTACCTCCGCGCGCTGCAGGGGAAGGTGACCGACGTGAAGTTCGCGACGGGCCCGATTGCCCTGCCCGGGGTGAATGGCAACAAGGTCCCGGGCGCCACGGTGCTGGGTCCTAACCATTGGGTGCCGCACGTGCCGGCGTCGCTGTACGGGACGTCGGGTGTGACGGCGCGCCCGGCCGAAGCGAGGCCGGCGGAATCGACGACGACTGAAGGGGCGGCGCACCCCGCGAAGACGGGAGAACACGAGTGA